One stretch of Pseudoxanthomonas sp. Root65 DNA includes these proteins:
- the aceB gene encoding malate synthase A, with protein sequence MSATAFALPRESRADRPTPGIALTAAQAGQDALLPPGVLALLVSLHRAIEPERQARLAARRERQAFFDAGGLPDFRPDTRAIREGDWTVAPVPTALQDRRVEITGPVDPKMVINALNSGAKVFMADFEDSTSPTWQNLLTGQRALIGAVQGDLQFTSDAGKHYALKPQDQQAVLLVRPRGWHLYEKHVLIDGAPIAGALFDVAVFAWHNARALQAKDRGPYFYLPKLQSMEEAALWETALSHIEAALGLPHGQMKVTVLIETLPAVFEMHEILHALRERIVGLNCGRWDYIFSYLKTFRRHADKVLPERGQVTMTQPFLKAYSELLIQTCHRRGAHAMGGMAAQIPISNDEAANEQALARVRADKLREVTAGHDGTWVAHPALIPVAKAIFDEHMPQTNQRGVLREDVAVTRDDLIRPSTGTITRAGFEGNVEVCVRYLAAWLDGNGCVPIHWLMEDAATAEISRTQIWQWLHTADVHLCDGTQIDYALLQRTLAALPAKLGDHSRLPGGERISEAIALLDALSRADDLADFLTLPAYERID encoded by the coding sequence ATGTCCGCCACCGCTTTCGCCCTGCCGCGCGAATCCCGCGCCGACCGTCCCACCCCCGGCATCGCCCTGACCGCCGCCCAGGCAGGCCAGGACGCGCTGCTGCCGCCCGGCGTGCTGGCGCTGCTGGTCTCGCTGCACCGTGCGATCGAACCGGAGCGGCAGGCACGGCTGGCGGCCCGCCGCGAGCGCCAGGCGTTCTTCGATGCCGGCGGCCTGCCGGACTTCCGCCCCGACACCCGCGCCATCCGCGAGGGCGACTGGACCGTGGCGCCGGTGCCGACCGCGCTGCAGGACCGCCGCGTCGAGATCACCGGTCCGGTCGACCCGAAGATGGTCATCAATGCGCTGAACTCCGGCGCCAAGGTGTTCATGGCCGACTTCGAGGATTCCACCTCGCCGACCTGGCAGAACCTGCTGACCGGCCAGCGCGCGCTGATCGGCGCCGTGCAGGGCGACTTGCAGTTCACCTCGGACGCCGGCAAGCACTACGCGCTGAAGCCGCAGGACCAGCAGGCCGTGTTGCTGGTGCGCCCGCGCGGCTGGCACCTGTACGAGAAGCACGTGCTGATCGATGGCGCGCCGATCGCCGGCGCCCTGTTCGACGTCGCCGTGTTCGCCTGGCACAACGCCCGCGCGCTGCAGGCGAAGGATCGCGGCCCGTACTTCTACCTGCCCAAGCTGCAGAGCATGGAAGAGGCCGCGCTGTGGGAGACCGCGCTGTCGCACATCGAGGCCGCGCTGGGCCTGCCGCACGGGCAGATGAAGGTCACCGTGCTGATCGAGACGCTGCCGGCGGTGTTCGAGATGCACGAGATCCTGCATGCGCTGCGCGAGCGCATCGTCGGCCTGAACTGCGGCCGCTGGGACTACATCTTTTCCTACCTGAAGACGTTCCGTCGCCACGCCGACAAGGTGCTGCCCGAGCGCGGCCAGGTGACAATGACGCAGCCGTTCCTGAAGGCCTATTCGGAACTGTTGATCCAGACCTGCCACCGCCGCGGCGCGCATGCGATGGGCGGCATGGCCGCGCAGATCCCGATCAGCAACGACGAAGCCGCCAACGAACAGGCGCTGGCCCGCGTGCGCGCCGACAAGCTGCGCGAGGTCACCGCCGGCCACGACGGCACCTGGGTGGCGCACCCGGCGCTGATTCCGGTGGCGAAGGCGATCTTCGACGAACACATGCCGCAGACCAACCAGCGCGGCGTGCTGCGCGAAGACGTGGCGGTGACCCGCGACGATCTGATCCGCCCGTCCACCGGCACCATCACGCGCGCCGGCTTCGAAGGCAACGTGGAAGTCTGCGTGCGCTACCTGGCCGCGTGGCTGGACGGCAACGGCTGCGTGCCGATCCACTGGCTGATGGAAGACGCCGCCACCGCCGAGATCTCGCGCACACAGATCTGGCAGTGGCTGCACACCGCCGACGTGCACCTGTGCGACGGCACCCAGATCGACTACGCCCTGCTGCAGCGCACGCTGGCCGCGCTGCCCGCGAAGCTGGGCGACCACAGCCGGCTGCCCGGCGGCGAGCGCATCTCCGAAGCCATCGCCCTGCTCGATGCCCTGAGCCGCGCCGACGACCTGGCCGACTTCCTGACCCTGCCTGCCTACGAACGTATCGATTGA
- a CDS encoding LysR family transcriptional regulator, with translation MGSKDAPTPRFPYKSDRLKPLRAFCQTVRLGSVSRAAEALFVSQPAITLQLQALERDLGVTLFERSGRRLVPSREGQVLFELAQPLVAGLDGLDASFREKVSGLEAGELNVAANSSTILYLLPKIVEHFRQQHPEVKLTLHNAASADGTDLLRSDAVDLAVGSVLDVPADLSYAPVYRFEPMLITPPDHPLAKKRDLRLEDLSPYGLILPPKRLVTYRLVDLVFQQARVPYTVALEVGGWEVIKQYVSMGMGISVIASICLTEADRDRLAARSLAQWFPSRSYGVVVRKGKFLSPQARAFIELIQPHLFERRDYDESGHSER, from the coding sequence ATGGGCTCTAAAGACGCGCCAACCCCCCGATTTCCTTACAAATCCGACCGCCTGAAGCCGCTGCGCGCCTTCTGCCAGACGGTGCGGCTGGGGTCGGTATCGCGGGCGGCGGAGGCGCTTTTCGTCAGCCAGCCGGCCATCACCCTGCAGTTGCAGGCGCTCGAGCGCGACCTGGGCGTCACCCTGTTCGAGCGCAGCGGGCGCCGGCTGGTGCCCAGCCGCGAGGGCCAGGTGCTGTTCGAACTGGCGCAGCCGCTGGTCGCGGGGCTGGACGGGCTGGACGCGTCGTTCCGCGAGAAGGTCAGCGGCCTGGAAGCCGGCGAGCTCAACGTGGCCGCCAACAGCTCGACCATCCTCTACCTGCTGCCGAAGATCGTGGAGCACTTCCGCCAGCAGCACCCCGAGGTGAAGCTGACCCTGCACAACGCCGCCAGCGCCGACGGCACCGACCTGCTGCGCTCGGATGCGGTGGACCTGGCGGTGGGATCCGTGCTCGACGTCCCGGCCGACCTCAGCTACGCGCCGGTCTACCGTTTCGAGCCGATGCTGATCACGCCGCCTGACCATCCGTTGGCGAAGAAGCGCGACCTGCGCCTGGAAGACCTTTCGCCCTACGGCCTGATCCTGCCACCGAAGCGGCTGGTCACCTACCGACTGGTGGACCTGGTGTTCCAGCAGGCGCGCGTGCCGTACACGGTCGCGCTGGAGGTCGGCGGCTGGGAGGTGATCAAGCAGTACGTCAGCATGGGCATGGGCATCTCGGTGATCGCCTCGATCTGCCTGACCGAGGCCGACCGCGACCGGCTGGCGGCGCGTTCGCTGGCGCAGTGGTTCCCCTCGCGCAGCTACGGCGTGGTGGTGCGCAAGGGCAAGTTCCTGTCGCCGCAGGCGCGCGCCTTCATCGAGCTGATCCAGCCGCACCTGTTCGAGCGCCGCGATTACGATGAGAGCGGACACTCCGAACGCTGA
- the aceA gene encoding isocitrate lyase, with translation MNTKQQQIDAVQQDWDHNPRWTGIKRDYSAADVVRLRGSVQPEYTLARRGAEKLWKLVNGEAKKGYVNAFGAISAGQAMQQAKAGLEAVYLSGWQVAADGNTSETMYPDQSLYAYDSVPTMVRRINNTFQRADEIQWKNICDGKANEADAIDFFLPIVADGEAGFGGVLNAYELMKNMIVAGAAGVHFEDQLAAVKKCGHMGGKVLVPTQEAVQKLQAARLAADVLGVPTIVLARTDAEAANLLTSDFDANDQPFVTGQRTAEGFYRVKNGLEQAISRGIAYAPYADLVWCETGTPDIGFAREFAQAVHAKHPGKLLSYNCSPSFNWKKNLDDAQIARFQDELSALGYKYQFITLAGIHINWFNTFKFAHDYARGEGMKHYVEQVQEAEFAAREKGYTFVSHQQEVGAGYFDDVTTVIQGGSSSVTALKGSTEEEQFYEKEKAA, from the coding sequence ATGAACACCAAGCAGCAGCAGATCGACGCCGTCCAGCAGGACTGGGACCACAACCCGCGCTGGACCGGCATCAAGCGCGACTACAGCGCCGCCGATGTGGTCCGCCTGCGCGGCAGCGTGCAGCCGGAATACACGCTGGCCCGTCGCGGCGCCGAGAAGCTGTGGAAGCTGGTCAATGGCGAGGCGAAGAAGGGTTACGTCAACGCCTTCGGCGCGATCAGCGCAGGCCAGGCCATGCAGCAGGCCAAGGCCGGCCTGGAGGCCGTCTACCTGTCCGGCTGGCAGGTCGCCGCCGACGGCAACACTTCCGAGACCATGTACCCCGACCAGTCGTTGTACGCGTACGACTCGGTGCCGACGATGGTCCGCCGCATCAACAACACCTTCCAGCGCGCCGACGAGATCCAGTGGAAGAACATCTGCGACGGCAAGGCCAACGAGGCCGATGCCATCGACTTCTTCCTGCCCATCGTCGCCGACGGTGAGGCCGGCTTCGGCGGGGTGCTGAACGCCTACGAGCTGATGAAGAACATGATCGTCGCCGGCGCCGCCGGTGTGCACTTCGAGGACCAGCTGGCCGCGGTGAAGAAGTGCGGCCACATGGGCGGCAAGGTGCTGGTGCCCACGCAGGAAGCGGTGCAGAAGCTGCAGGCCGCGCGCCTGGCCGCCGACGTGCTGGGCGTGCCGACCATCGTGCTGGCGCGTACCGATGCCGAAGCCGCCAATCTGCTGACCTCGGACTTCGACGCCAACGACCAGCCCTTCGTCACCGGCCAGCGCACCGCCGAAGGCTTTTACCGGGTGAAGAACGGCCTGGAGCAGGCGATCAGCCGCGGCATCGCCTATGCGCCCTACGCCGACCTGGTGTGGTGCGAGACCGGCACGCCGGACATCGGCTTCGCCCGCGAGTTCGCCCAGGCCGTGCATGCGAAGCACCCGGGCAAGCTGCTGTCCTACAACTGCTCGCCCAGCTTCAACTGGAAGAAGAACCTGGACGATGCACAGATCGCCCGTTTCCAGGACGAGCTGTCGGCGCTGGGCTACAAGTACCAGTTCATCACCCTGGCCGGCATCCACATCAACTGGTTCAACACCTTCAAGTTCGCCCACGACTACGCCCGCGGCGAAGGCATGAAGCACTACGTCGAACAGGTGCAGGAAGCCGAGTTCGCCGCCCGCGAGAAGGGCTACACCTTCGTCTCGCACCAGCAGGAAGTGGGCGCCGGCTACTTCGACGACGTCACCACCGTCATCCAGGGCGGCAGCTCCAGCGTCACCGCGCTGAAGGGCTCGACCGAGGAAGAACAGTTCTACGAGAAGGAAAAGGCGGCCTGA